Within the Prevotella scopos JCM 17725 genome, the region TACAATACATAGCTGTACATCCGTCTTAGGAAATACGCTCTGGATGGCATCTGGGAAGCCCGTAAGGCCATCTACACAAGCTATAAGAATGTCTTTGACACCTCTGTTTTGAAGGTCTGTAAGTACGCTGAGCCAGAAGTTAGCGCCCTCGCTATGAGATACATACATACCCAGAAGATCTTTATGTCCTTCCTTGTCAACACCAATGACATTATATATTGCACGAGATGTTGTAGCACCCGTGTCGTCATGTGCCTTGTAATGGATAGCATCCATCCAAACTATCGGATAGACTTCTTCCAAAGAGCGTGTGCGCCAGGCTTTTATCTCAGGCCAGACCTTGTCCGTAATGTTACTTATTGTCTCTTTGGATATCTTGGTACCATAGTTCTCTTCAAGGAACTTACTTATGTCAGACATGCTCTGACCTGTAGCATAAAGACTGATAATCTTATCGGACAAACCTTCTGCTAATATCGTCTGTCGTTTTTTGATAATCTCAGGGGTAAAACTCCCTTCTCTGTCACGTGGAGTATCTATTTCTACAGGACCATACTCTGTTTGAACCTCCTTGGACATCTTGCCGTTACGGCGATTAATCTTTGTGGATGTCTTAGTGTTATAAAGGTGAGAGTCCATCTCACACTCGAGAGCTGAATTGAGGAAATCTTCCAATACACGATGGAATGCACCATCCTTACCAAACAAAGGAGTACCTTGTTTGAACTGTTCTTTTGCCTGAGACAACATCTCGGCGTACTCGTCTTGTGTCATTTGCTAAATCTAAGTATGCTGATATAACAGCGGTTATATGAGTTTATTGTGTTAGCCGTTGACACAGTTGATATGACATCGTCCACGAAGTAGCAGGTTGTAGCCCAATACGCACCTGCCTTTTACATTGTCGAAAACACGACTGATATCTTCCTTTCTCACGCCACTCTTCCTAAGCATGGTGTCATCTGTAATGACAGGCGAGATAACAAGTGACCATTGCCAAACTTGCCAAAAAGATAAAATAAATCATCACTCATCCGAGTTTTAACACTCAAGAGTTTGGATAACTCACTTATTTTCTCTATTTTTGCTTCCATAATAGTTTTGTTGTCTTGTCTTTAAAATCAGTTGTTTAGCAATTACTAATTAACAAAGAAAATTCGACAAACTGTTATTTTTCTATTTATTAGGGTGGGAAACTTTAGTTATATACATTGAAATCCCAAAGTAAGTAAACATTATCTCATAAAATAAATGATGGACATAACACGATTTGAAAATGTACGTAGTCTAACAGCACTATATAAAAATATACCTCAACTCCAAGATGTAGAAATAATAAAAATTATCGTAGTTCCAGGCGAAGACCTCGAACTTATACTAACATTAGATACATCAGAACTTCCAGAAAAATTACCTTTAAAATGGTTAGACCGCAAGGTAAATACAGTTCAAATTGAATTTGATTTTATAGGGGTGAAGATTATAAATTTTAATATAGATAATGGAAGTAATTATAGTTTTACAATAGAGAGTTTACGAGGAAACGAACATATCATTATTCTTACGAATAAAGCGAATTGTGATAAAATTAAATTTGAGGCAAGATGGGCGTATATAAAAAATATAAGTGGTTATACTAAAGAATAAATAGTGAAGTTAATAACTGCAAAAGAGGTTACTGATTCCAGATTAAGTGGGCTAATTGAGGAGTATTTTTAATATGTTCAATTTCAGAGATAATGCTCTAAAATGGGAATTATCAAAATAACTAAAGTTCCCCACCCCTTCAAACACAGGTTTTTCTCATTCCTCTTTGCCTGTCGTCCTCCATATCTATTGACTTTTAACACATGACTAACAGAAGTTATGCAGACTGTTCACATACTTCGTCCCATTTTTCCAATGCTTCAGCCATTAAAAGGATTTTGCTCATCTCTTTGTCGTTTCCGCTGATTGTAGCCATAAGGTGTTGGGGCGTCATCCCAAGCGTTTCTCCTAAAACACGAAGAATGTGTTCAATACAGGCAAGAACTCTCTTCCATAACATGAGTGCCATGAGGTCATCCTCCATATCCGAAAAGAGTTCTTCCATGATTTGATATTCTGTGAATCTCTTTTCCAAGGGCATGACGGTATATGTAAGGTAACACAGCGTAGCGTCGGCTATCTGACCATTGAAGTCGCAACCTTGATAACCACCTAATCCGAGATACTGCTTAGTTTCTTTTTTCCCCTTTTTCTGATGCAGTGAAAAATCACAGGGTATGGTTGTCTTGCCGTCAAAGAATGTAGAAAGTAATAGTTTGTAGCCCAATACGAACCTGTCTTTTACATTGTCGAAAACACGACTGATATCTTCCTTTCTCACGCCACTTTTCCGAAGCATGGTGTCATCTATAATGACAGGCGAGATAACAGGTGACCGATGCCAAACTTACCAAAAAGAGGAAATAAATCATCACTCATCCGAGTTTTAACACTCAAAAGTTTGGATAACTCGCTTATTTCCTTTATTTTTGCTTCTATAATAGTTTTGTTGTCTTGTCTATAAATCAGTTGTTTGCGATTACTAATTTAAAAAGAAAATTCGACAAACTGTTATTTTTCTATCTATATTTATTTGGATGGGGAACTTTAGTAAAAAAAATCAAATAAATATCTTGTGGCATCCAACGTTGTTCGCTACGTTGGATACCATCCTAATCGTGATTATATATGAAAAGTGTGTGCGTGTTTTTTATTATGGTATTTTCGATGTTTTCATGCAAGAACCCCAATCCTTGCACAAGGGAATTCTTTATTGCCAATTTTCAAAATAACGAAAAGTATTTTAACGTACTTATTAATTTTTACAACAGTCAAAATATTGTCAATAGCAAAGATAAACAGATTGTTTTTTCATTAAATAAATGTAAAGATGATGTCAATATTGACATTATTCCTTACATAATAGATGACAAAAGAAAACAAATCTCTTTGAGTAATATTAGAACTAACTTTAAGATGTGTAAGAAAATCCTTTTAAGATATAATATTAATATTCAAAGAAGTGATATTGACAGTGTGATAAATAGCCTTAAAACAACAAATTGTAGAATGGTAAGAAATATTAACTATTATAGTGGGCAAATAGAATTTGTTTCTTACCAAGAAAAATGTAATGTATATCATTCTTATATCTACCACAAGAACGGAATTACTCCTGATATTATAAAATTCACTGGCAAAGCTATTGGTTCATCTCGTATTGGAAAATGTATTACGCTTTCAAATGAATGGATGTTATGACTTAATTATAACCAACAAAATGAGAGGAGAAGGTATAAGACTTGGTGGTAACATTAAAGAAATTTGGAAATGGACAGAAACAGTAAGGATAAAAGACTAAAATGTATGATTTGCTCTTTATGTGTCATATTAATAATATTTAGCTGTGCAGAAAAAAAGAATAGATATGGCATAAATTTTAACAACCAAAGGAGTATTATAAAGTTACCTCTATTAGATTCTTCTTGGAAATACTCCCCCTCCTATACATCTGAGGGGGGAACTTGGGTTAATCCGCAAAAAAAGGACGGAGTACCTTTTTATTTTCAAAAACGTAATTTAATAAAGAACAATAGGTTAATTTGGGAAAGTGATATATATATGGGAGACAAAACTTATATGACGATAGATGGAAGTATACGAGAATCTTTGACTACTACATACTATTTCGAAAAAAAGAAATGGGAATACGTCTATCATACAGCTAAAAGAAATTACAATAGTAGTAACAGCCCTTCTCAAATTAAAAAATTATATAATAGTATTGATGTCGTAATATCAAAAAGTGAGGCGGACTCTATACTCTTCTCTTGGGGTTTATGATTGAGTTGGAGATTTAACAATCAAGGAAAAAAGAAAGCGGTAAAGTTATTAGAGGACACAAGTGAAACTTTAGGGATTTCTAACAAGTTACAAAGAATTTGTAACTATTCAACGTTCATTATCGCTAAATAGTTATATAAATAGGAAATAATGATGAAAAGTGTTATTGATTCGCGTATAACAGAGCAACTATATAAAATATACGAATTAGATATTGACGGTTTCGTCACTAATCAGGAACAAGTAAAAACATTTAATTTTGAATATAAATGGCCAGTTGTCGATTTCTTAGACCCAATTTTTATGCCTTTGTTTCAAAACATAGACTCTAATTTTATCTATTTGACAAAAGGATATGATATAGCCCTAAATGAAAAATATTCTAAGTTTTCAAGAGAAGATTTTATAGAGTTTATGAAAGGTAACAAGACTTATACTCCACGAGGACATAGTAAGGAAAGCATCAATCTTTATTATATGATAGGGTTAACTATTTTTGACGAAACGTTTGAATGGTTAATTCATAATAATGTTGATGTGGGATATTTGACTTTTTCTTTTCAAGTTGAAAAATTTAATAATGAGAAGGTACTTAATTTACTTATGAACAACAAATGGTTTGTCCATGATAAGAATTCGTGAGAACGGCAGCGGCGCTATCGAGTATTACCATGGTAAGATGGGTGAAGTATTGAAGACGTGCGCACGCTGATTGTGCCAAACCAGGCAGGGTAACATATGTCATGCAGTGGAAGTGTTTGCATATACGGTTGATGCTCTCTCACCGACAATGCGGAAGAGGCAAAGAGAAAGAATCAACTCCGAAGCGGAGCCCCCGTCCTGTTTCTCCAATGACAGGCGAGATAATAGGTGACCGATGCCAAGCTTACCAAAAAGAGGAAATAAATCATCACTCACTCGAGTTTTAACACTCAAACGTTTGGATAACTCACTTATTTTCTCTATTTTTGCTTCCATAACAGTTTTGTTGTCTTGTCTTTAAAATCAGTTGTTTGCAATTACTAATTTACAAAGAAAATTCGACAAACTGTTATTTTTCTATCTATTTATTAGGGTGGAAAACTTTAGTATATCATTAATGTCCCGATTTTAACGGGACACTAATGACTTGAGAACAAAGATGCCCAACGTACCATAAAAAGGACAAAAATATCTTTGAGAATGATAGTATTTAATAAAAAAATGATGTTCTTTCTGAAAAGACAGCCTATTTCAAATAAGCTGTCCAAAGGACTTGCGTATCTTTTAAAAGAAGGAATCACTGTCAATGGACAATGTGTTTTCTTTAAACGTTTTTATGTCAATAATCCACATATAACATTAGATATGTTTGATGATATGACGGCATATGAATGTTTTCTCAATAATGTCCACATTGAAGATTTTTGTCGTAAGGATATAGTATCAAATGCTTTTATTTTCGC harbors:
- a CDS encoding Imm50 family immunity protein: MMDITRFENVRSLTALYKNIPQLQDVEIIKIIVVPGEDLELILTLDTSELPEKLPLKWLDRKVNTVQIEFDFIGVKIINFNIDNGSNYSFTIESLRGNEHIIILTNKANCDKIKFEARWAYIKNISGYTKE
- a CDS encoding IS256 family transposase; the protein is MLSQAKEQFKQGTPLFGKDGAFHRVLEDFLNSALECEMDSHLYNTKTSTKINRRNGKMSKEVQTEYGPVEIDTPRDREGSFTPEIIKKRQTILAEGLSDKIISLYATGQSMSDISKFLEENYGTKISKETISNITDKVWPEIKAWRTRSLEEVYPIVWMDAIHYKAHDDTGATTSRAIYNVIGVDKEGHKDLLGMYVSHSEGANFWLSVLTDLQNRGVKDILIACVDGLTGFPDAIQSVFPKTDVQLCIVHQIRNSVKYVASKNQKEFLKDLKMVYAAQTKEKAEIELDNLEKKWGKQYPIVIKSWRDKWDNLSHYFDYTEPIRRIMYTTNIVEGYHRQIRKVTKTKGVFPTDEALFKLVYLAYRNIKKKWTQPLRNWGQTAQQFAIKFGDRFQLL